A single region of the Aquarana catesbeiana isolate 2022-GZ linkage group LG07, ASM4218655v1, whole genome shotgun sequence genome encodes:
- the LOC141102454 gene encoding olfactory receptor 5V1-like: MTNLTKIITLILVGLSDHPPTMNGLFMLFLLIYLMTLITNLIIFFLVITDYHLHNPMYFFLSNLAFLDMSYSSVSGPRMLFDLVTKKRSISLPACTAQVFFYVYFACSELLLLSAMSYDRYIAICHPLHYKLIMSWKICSHLSVIIWVFGFIYSLVHTLCLLRLSFCGPNSIHSFFCDLPHLFQITCTDPTINIVVVFALGGSVALTAFLFTFLPYVRIFNTILHIQGKTGKLKAFSTCTSHLLVVFIFYGSTIFIYLVPTSTNMFGVNKLFSVIIALINPLFNPLIYSLRNNDLKAAFRRTLNP, from the coding sequence ATGACGAATCTCACAAAGATTATCACTCTTATTCTTGTGGGTCTATCAGACCATCCACCAACCATGAATGGACTTTTTATGCTCTTCCTTCTGATCTATCTGATGACTCTTATCACAAACCTCATTATATTTTTCTTGGTCATCACTGACTACCATCTGCACaacccaatgtatttttttctcagCAATTTGGCTTTTCTGGACATGTCCTATTCATCAGTGAGTGGACCAAGGATGCTCTTTGACTTGGTCACCAAAAAACGATCAATATCCCTCCCTGCCTGTACAGCCCAAGTCTTTTTCTATGTCTATTTTGCTTGCTCTGAGCTCCTCTTGCTCTCGGCTATGTCCTATGACCGGTACATCGCCATCTGCCACCCCCTACATTACAAACTAATTATGTCCTGGAAGATTTGCAGTCATTTATCTGTTATAATTTGGGTCTTTGGGTTTATTTATTCCTTGGTTCATACACTTTGTTTGCTCAGGTTGTCCTTCTGTGGTCCAAATTCCATCCACAGCTTCTTCTGTGACCTCCCACACTTGTTCCAGATTACATGTACTGACCCAACAATAAACATAGTGGTCGTTTTTGCATTGGGTGGCAGTGTGGCATTAACGGCTTTTCTTTTCACATTTCTTCCATATGTTAGAATTTTCAATACAATTCTCCACATTCAAGGCAAAACTGGAAagctgaaagcattctccacctgcACATCACACCTCTTGGTGGTCTTCATCTTCTATGGCTCCACAATTTTTATTTACTTGGTTCCCACTTCCACTAATATGTTTGGCGTAAACAAACTGTTTTCAGTCATAATTGCCCTCATTAACCCTTTGTTTAATCCTCTGATCTACAGCCTGAGGAATAACGACCTTAAGGCAGCATTCAGGAGGACTTTAAATCCCTGA
- the LOC141102455 gene encoding olfactory receptor 1J2-like produces the protein MRNLTEISSFILVGLSDHPRTMNGLFVLFLLIYLMTLITNLLIFFLVLTDYHLHSPMYFFLANLAFLDMSYSSVTAPRMLFDLVTKGRSISIPACIAQVFFYLSFVCSELFLLSAMSYDRYIAICHPLHYKLIMSWRACARMASLVWGAGCTSALVHTLFLLRLSFCGPTSIHNFFCDLPHLFQISCTDSFINMVVIFLQGGTLGLGVVLMTFLPYVYIFRTIIRIRYNTGKGKAFSTCTSHITVVFIFYGSLIFIHLVPTSDMFSVNKLFIVTSALINPLLNPLIYSLRNKDLIEALMRCFSQLKLILICY, from the coding sequence ATGAGGAATCTGACAGAGATTTCCTCTTTTATTCTTGTGGGTCTCTCAGACCATCCACGGACCATGAATGGACTTTTTGTGCTCTTCCTTCTGATCTATCTGATGACTCTTATCACAaaccttcttatttttttcttggtcCTCACTGACTACCATCTGCACAgcccaatgtatttttttcttgccaACTTGGCATTTCTGGACATGTCCTATTCATCAGTGACGGCACCAAGGATGCTTTTTGATTTGGTCACAAAGGGCCGATCAATATCCATTCCTGCCTGTATAGCCCAAGTCTTTTTCTACCTCTCCTTTGTTTGCTCAGAACTTTTCTTGCTCTCGGCTATGTCCTACGACCGCTACATTGCCATCTGCCATCCTTTACATTACAAACTAATTATGTCTTGGAGAGCCTGTGCTCGTATGGCCTCTCTGGTCTGGGGTGCAGGATGTACTTCTGCTTTGGTTCATACTTTATTTTTGCTCAGGTTGTCCTTCTGTGGACCAACGTCCATCCACAACTTCTTCTGCGACCTTCCACACTTATTTCAAATTTCATGTACTGACTCCTTCATAAACATGGTGGTCATATTCTTACAAGGTGGCACTCTTGGATTAGGAGTCGTTCTTATGACCTTTCTTCCTTATGTCTATATTTTCAGGACCATCATCAGAATACGTTACAATACAGGAAAGGGGAAAGCATTCTCCACCTGCACATCGCATATCACCGTGGTCTTCATCTTTTATGGATCTTTAATTTTTATTCACTTGGTTCCCACTAGTGATATGTTCAGTGTAAACAAACTGTTCATCGTCACATCTGCCCTCATTAACCCATTGTTGAATCCTCTGATCTACAGCCTGAGGAACAAGGATCTTATTGAGGCACTCATGAGGTGTTTTTCTCAATTAAAATTAATTCTGATTTGCTACTGA